A genomic region of Raphanus sativus cultivar WK10039 chromosome 6, ASM80110v3, whole genome shotgun sequence contains the following coding sequences:
- the LOC108806639 gene encoding gamma-aminobutyrate transaminase POP2, mitochondrial isoform X2, with protein MAVINSLRRMARSSQSRYAASQYTSGSRIFTTEASPQKQTIVGSKGHDMLAPFTAGWQSADLHPLIIAKSEGSYVYDDHGKKYLDSLAGLWCTALGGNEPRLVSAAVEQLKTLPFYHSFWNRTTKPSLDLAKDLLDMFTANKMAKAFFTNSGSEANDTQVKLVWYYNNALGRPEKKKFIARKKSYHGSTLISASLSGLPALHQNFDLPAPFVLHTDCPHYWRFHLPGETEEEFSTRLAKNLEDLIIKEGPETIGAFIAEPVMGAGGVIPPPATYFEKIQAVVKKYDILFIADEVICAFGRLGTMFGCDKYNIKPDLVSLAKALSSAYMPIGAILMSQEVADVIYSQSNKLGAFSHGFTYSGHPVSCAVAIEALKIYKERNTPEHVATVAPRFQDGLKAFAKTSPIIGEIRGTGLILGTEFTDNKSPNEPFPPEWGVGAYFGAECQKRGMLVRVAGDSIMMSPPLIISPEEIDELITIYGEALKATEERVKELKTQQKK; from the exons ATGGCCGTAATCAACAGCCTCCGTCGGATGGCTCGTTCCTCTCAG AGCAGGTATGCTGCTTCACAATACACGTCTGGTTCGAGGATCTTTACTACAGAGGCTTCACCTCAGAAGCAAACGATAGTTGG GTCTAAAGGGCATGATATGCTGGCACCTTTTACAGCTGGGTGGCAGAGTGCTGATTTACATCCCTTGATCATTGCTAAATCCGAG GGAAGTTATGTGTATGATGACCATGGCAAAAAGTATCTTGATTCTCTCGCTGGTCTTTGGTGTACTGCCTTGG GAGGAAATGAGCCACGGCTTGTTTCTGCTGCCGTGGAGCAGTTGAAAACCTTGCCCTTTTATCACTCCTTCTGGAACCGTACTACTAAGCCTTCTCTG GATCTTGCCAAGGATCTTCTAGACATGTTCACTGCTAACAAAATGGCTAAAGCTTTTTTTACAAACAGTGGATCAGAGGCCAATGATACCCAG GTCAAGCTTGTTTGGTACTACAATAACGCACTTGGGAGGCCTGAGAAGAAAAAGTTTATCGCAAGAAAGAAATC GTACCATGGCTCCACTCTAATATCAGCAAGTTTGTCTGG CCTTCCAGCTCTGCACCAAAACTTTGATTTACCAGCACCATTTGTGCTACACACAGATTGCCCTCACTACTGGCGTTTTCATCTTCCAG GTGAAACGGAAGAGGAGTTCTCAACCAGATTAGCCAAGAATTTGGAGGATCTCATCATTAAAGAGGGACCAGAAACA ATTGGTGCTTTTATCGCTGAACCAGTCATGGGTGCTGGTGGTGTGATACCTCCACCTGCTACCTACTTTGAAAAG ATTCAAGCTGTTGTTAAGAAGTATGATATCCTGTTCATCGCGGATGAA GTCATATGTGCATTCGGAAGACTCGGGACCATGTTTGGCTGTGACAAATACAACATCAAGCCAGATCTTGTGTCCTTAGCTAAG GCATTGTCTTCAGCATATATGCCGATTGGAGCCATTCTTATGAGTCAAGAAGTAGCAGATGTCATTTATTCTCAAAGCAACAAGCTAG GTGCTTTCTCGCATGGATTTACTTATTCTGGTCATCCAGTTTCATGTGCTGTAGCAATTGAAGCGTTAAAGATATACAA AGAAAGGAACACGCCAGAGCACGTTGCCACAGTTGCCCCAAGGTTTCAAGATGGTCTTAAAGCCTTTGCCAAGACTAGTCCTATTATTGGAGAG ATAAGAGGAACGGGTTTGATTCTTGGGACTGAGTTTACTGACAACAAATCACCAAACGAACCATTTCCACCAGAATGGG GTGTTGGCGCATACTTTGGAGCCGAGTGCCAGAAGCGTGGGATGTTAGTCCGCGTTGCAGGAGATAGCATAATGATGTCTCCACCGCTCATTATCTCACCTGAAGAGATCGATGAG TTGATAACTATCTACGGGGAAGCACTGAAAGCTACAGAAGAGAGGGTAAAAGAACTCAAGACTCAGCAAAAGAAGTGA
- the LOC108806639 gene encoding gamma-aminobutyrate transaminase POP2, mitochondrial isoform X1 — translation MAVINSLRRMARSSQVTLQSRYAASQYTSGSRIFTTEASPQKQTIVGSKGHDMLAPFTAGWQSADLHPLIIAKSEGSYVYDDHGKKYLDSLAGLWCTALGGNEPRLVSAAVEQLKTLPFYHSFWNRTTKPSLDLAKDLLDMFTANKMAKAFFTNSGSEANDTQVKLVWYYNNALGRPEKKKFIARKKSYHGSTLISASLSGLPALHQNFDLPAPFVLHTDCPHYWRFHLPGETEEEFSTRLAKNLEDLIIKEGPETIGAFIAEPVMGAGGVIPPPATYFEKIQAVVKKYDILFIADEVICAFGRLGTMFGCDKYNIKPDLVSLAKALSSAYMPIGAILMSQEVADVIYSQSNKLGAFSHGFTYSGHPVSCAVAIEALKIYKERNTPEHVATVAPRFQDGLKAFAKTSPIIGEIRGTGLILGTEFTDNKSPNEPFPPEWGVGAYFGAECQKRGMLVRVAGDSIMMSPPLIISPEEIDELITIYGEALKATEERVKELKTQQKK, via the exons ATGGCCGTAATCAACAGCCTCCGTCGGATGGCTCGTTCCTCTCAG GTTACTTTGCAGAGCAGGTATGCTGCTTCACAATACACGTCTGGTTCGAGGATCTTTACTACAGAGGCTTCACCTCAGAAGCAAACGATAGTTGG GTCTAAAGGGCATGATATGCTGGCACCTTTTACAGCTGGGTGGCAGAGTGCTGATTTACATCCCTTGATCATTGCTAAATCCGAG GGAAGTTATGTGTATGATGACCATGGCAAAAAGTATCTTGATTCTCTCGCTGGTCTTTGGTGTACTGCCTTGG GAGGAAATGAGCCACGGCTTGTTTCTGCTGCCGTGGAGCAGTTGAAAACCTTGCCCTTTTATCACTCCTTCTGGAACCGTACTACTAAGCCTTCTCTG GATCTTGCCAAGGATCTTCTAGACATGTTCACTGCTAACAAAATGGCTAAAGCTTTTTTTACAAACAGTGGATCAGAGGCCAATGATACCCAG GTCAAGCTTGTTTGGTACTACAATAACGCACTTGGGAGGCCTGAGAAGAAAAAGTTTATCGCAAGAAAGAAATC GTACCATGGCTCCACTCTAATATCAGCAAGTTTGTCTGG CCTTCCAGCTCTGCACCAAAACTTTGATTTACCAGCACCATTTGTGCTACACACAGATTGCCCTCACTACTGGCGTTTTCATCTTCCAG GTGAAACGGAAGAGGAGTTCTCAACCAGATTAGCCAAGAATTTGGAGGATCTCATCATTAAAGAGGGACCAGAAACA ATTGGTGCTTTTATCGCTGAACCAGTCATGGGTGCTGGTGGTGTGATACCTCCACCTGCTACCTACTTTGAAAAG ATTCAAGCTGTTGTTAAGAAGTATGATATCCTGTTCATCGCGGATGAA GTCATATGTGCATTCGGAAGACTCGGGACCATGTTTGGCTGTGACAAATACAACATCAAGCCAGATCTTGTGTCCTTAGCTAAG GCATTGTCTTCAGCATATATGCCGATTGGAGCCATTCTTATGAGTCAAGAAGTAGCAGATGTCATTTATTCTCAAAGCAACAAGCTAG GTGCTTTCTCGCATGGATTTACTTATTCTGGTCATCCAGTTTCATGTGCTGTAGCAATTGAAGCGTTAAAGATATACAA AGAAAGGAACACGCCAGAGCACGTTGCCACAGTTGCCCCAAGGTTTCAAGATGGTCTTAAAGCCTTTGCCAAGACTAGTCCTATTATTGGAGAG ATAAGAGGAACGGGTTTGATTCTTGGGACTGAGTTTACTGACAACAAATCACCAAACGAACCATTTCCACCAGAATGGG GTGTTGGCGCATACTTTGGAGCCGAGTGCCAGAAGCGTGGGATGTTAGTCCGCGTTGCAGGAGATAGCATAATGATGTCTCCACCGCTCATTATCTCACCTGAAGAGATCGATGAG TTGATAACTATCTACGGGGAAGCACTGAAAGCTACAGAAGAGAGGGTAAAAGAACTCAAGACTCAGCAAAAGAAGTGA
- the LOC130496727 gene encoding 60S ribosomal protein L27-3-like: protein MVKFLKQNKAVILLQGRYAGKKAVIIRSFDDGNRERPYGHCLVAGLKKYPSKVIRKDSAKKTAKKSRVKCFIKVVNYQHLMPTRYTLDVDLKEVATLEALASKDKKVAALKEAKAKLEERFKTGKNRWFFTKLRF, encoded by the coding sequence ATGGTTAAGTTCCTAAAGCAGAACAAAGCAGTGATCCTCCTCCAAGGCCGTTACGCCGGAAAGAAGGCGGTGATAATCCGCTCCTTCGACGACGGGAACCGTGAGCGACCCTACGGACACTGCCTCGTCGCGGGACTCAAGAAGTACCCGAGCAAGGTGATCCGCAAGGACTCGGCCAAGAAGACGGCGAAGAAGTCGAGGGTCAAGTGCTTCATCAAGGTCGTGAACTACCAGCATCTGATGCCTACTCGTTACACGCTCGACGTGGATCTGAAGGAGGTGGCGACATTGGAAGCTCTGGCTTCGAAGGATAAGAAGGTGGCGGCTCTTAAGGAGGCCAAGGCTAAGCTCGAGGAGAGGTTCAAGACTGGGAAGAACAGGTGGTTCTTCACCAAGCTCAGGTTTTGA